One window of the Anopheles aquasalis chromosome X, idAnoAquaMG_Q_19, whole genome shotgun sequence genome contains the following:
- the LOC126569726 gene encoding platelet-activating factor acetylhydrolase IB subunit beta homolog, producing MSETTVAAICKDLDGDDRWMSIHKHFVAECKEKDPDVMFIGDCVLESLQFTDYWNQQFVPMHCLNFSIRTDRTQHILWRLQNGELENVRPKAVVLHAGTNNISDTAEAVTEGILELVRTIRQKLPDVYIVLPTLLPRGQQPNRLRDKNDQVNRLLRERCAGISKVQIVSVDGGLIQSDGTISHHDMFDYLNLTNVGCKKVFEPIWDLLHQILTENEKERDLTPSE from the exons ATGAGCGAAACGACTGTGGCTGCCATCTGCAAGGATCTGGACGGTGACGACCGATGGATGAGCATC CACAAACACTTTGTCGCCGAGTGCAAGGAGAAGGATCCGGACGTCATGTTCATCGGTGACTGCGTGCTGGAGTCGCTGCAGTTCACCGACTACTGGAATCAGCAGTTCGTGCCGATGCACTGCCTCAACTTCAGCATTCGCACTGACCGGACACAGCACATCCTTTGGCGGCTGCAGAACGGCGAGCTGGAGAACGTGCGACCgaaggcggtggtgctgcacgccggcaccaacaacatcagcgACACGGCCGAGGCGGTGACCGAGGGCATCCTCGAGCTGGTGCGCACTATCCGCCAGAAGCTGCCCGATGTTTACATCGTGCTGCCG ACGCTGCTGCCGCGGGGCCAGCAACCCAATCGGCTACGGGACAAGAACGATCAGGTGAACCGGTTGCTGCGCGAACGGTGCGCCGGCATCAGCAAGGTGCAGATCGTGAGCGTCGACGGTGGCCTGATACAGAGCGACGGTACGATCAGCCACCACGACATGTTCGACTATCTCAATCTCACGAACGTGGGCTGCAAGAAAGTGTTTGAACCAATCTGGGACCTGTTGCACCAGATACTgaccgagaacgagaaggaGCGCGATCTCACACCATCGGAGTGA